In Sedimentibacter sp. MB31-C6, one genomic interval encodes:
- the smpB gene encoding SsrA-binding protein SmpB — MAQNNRIAAKNKKAYHDYFIEEKLEVGLVLVGTEVKSIRQGKVNLKDSYVNIKNGEAFVHNMHISPYEKGNIYNVDPLRVRKLLLNKRELRKLIGLTTLKGYSLIPLSLYFKNGLVKMELSVAKGKKNYDKRQVLAKKDAERRMQRQDY; from the coding sequence ATGGCTCAAAATAATAGAATTGCAGCAAAAAATAAAAAAGCATATCATGATTATTTTATAGAAGAAAAATTAGAAGTAGGTCTTGTACTTGTAGGTACTGAAGTTAAATCTATAAGACAGGGTAAGGTTAACTTAAAGGATAGTTATGTAAACATAAAAAATGGTGAAGCATTTGTTCATAACATGCATATAAGTCCCTATGAAAAAGGTAACATATATAATGTAGATCCTTTAAGAGTCAGGAAACTTTTATTAAATAAGAGAGAATTGAGAAAACTTATTGGCCTAACTACTTTAAAAGGATATTCTTTGATACCTTTAAGTTTATATTTTAAAAATGGTCTTGTTAAAATGGAATTATCTGTAGCAAAAGGTAAGAAAAATTATGATAAACGTCAAGTTCTTGCTAAAAAAGATGCAGAAAGAAGAATGCAGAGACAAGATTATTAA
- a CDS encoding GNAT family N-acetyltransferase, translating into MKKVEFDVAEEKNLQEIFSIFLAAIEEMNKHNILQWDEVYPDKYILQNDIKKKQLYIGKIDNEIVCVYVLNSDCDEQYINGNWEYPNATYSVIHRMCVNPKFQNQGIGALTLNHIEENLKSVGVETIRLDAFSLNPYALKMYYKQGYIKVGEANWRKGKFYLMEKKL; encoded by the coding sequence TTGAAAAAAGTAGAATTTGATGTTGCAGAAGAAAAAAATCTACAAGAAATATTTAGTATATTTTTGGCTGCAATTGAAGAAATGAATAAACATAATATTCTACAATGGGATGAAGTATATCCAGATAAATATATACTTCAAAACGATATTAAAAAGAAACAGCTTTATATTGGTAAGATTGACAATGAGATTGTTTGTGTGTATGTTTTGAACAGTGATTGCGATGAACAATATATTAATGGGAACTGGGAGTATCCAAATGCAACATATAGTGTAATTCATAGAATGTGTGTAAATCCTAAATTCCAAAATCAAGGTATAGGAGCATTAACTTTAAATCATATTGAAGAGAACTTGAAAAGCGTAGGAGTAGAAACAATTCGGCTTGATGCTTTTTCGCTAAATCCATATGCTTTAAAAATGTATTATAAACAAGGATATATCAAAGTAGGAGAGGCAAATTGGAGAAAGGGTAAGTTTTATCTTATGGAAAAGAAATTATAG
- a CDS encoding DUF1836 domain-containing protein — MIHNLELYEYSKIMSEVKLTLWDNLPDFAIYCDQLLQIVTDEISFMQIDDEKLITKSMVNNYVKWGMMPKPVKKKYEKIHIAYVIVITILKQILPISKIKNGIQLQVALQGNEKTAYDSFCEAFEESMRKVFVPILEKSSPYLLEEREIKYEKLAISSITTSLSNKLLTEKIIETKINKNNNKDKSEGEYHG, encoded by the coding sequence ATGATACATAATTTAGAATTATATGAATATAGCAAGATAATGAGTGAAGTAAAACTTACTTTGTGGGATAACTTACCAGATTTTGCAATTTATTGTGACCAGTTGTTACAAATTGTTACTGATGAAATATCATTTATGCAAATTGACGATGAAAAACTTATCACTAAAAGCATGGTGAACAATTATGTAAAATGGGGAATGATGCCGAAGCCAGTGAAGAAAAAATATGAAAAAATCCATATTGCATATGTTATCGTGATTACCATACTTAAACAGATACTCCCGATTTCTAAAATTAAAAATGGAATTCAATTGCAGGTTGCATTGCAAGGAAATGAAAAAACAGCTTACGATTCATTTTGCGAAGCATTTGAAGAATCTATGCGAAAAGTTTTTGTTCCTATTTTAGAAAAAAGTAGTCCTTATTTATTGGAGGAAAGAGAAATAAAATATGAAAAGCTTGCTATTTCTTCTATTACTACATCATTGTCGAATAAATTGTTAACTGAAAAAATTATTGAAACAAAAATTAATAAGAATAATAATAAAGATAAATCAGAAGGAGAGTATCATGGATAA
- a CDS encoding DegV family protein, translating into MDKIAILTDSCSDVPRNLLERFKIYEMALSINYKDKSYRDRIDITPEEVYENLKNEIPHTSLPTVGEMHEKLEQIIADGYNQIIIPVISSGLSGTCKAIEMVCEDFKNIKTKVIDTKNIALGSGFLSIYAAQLVEKNLNFEEIVKKVENKIENSNIYYSLQTLHYLVKGGRLGRVEGMIGSILQIKPIISCDEDGIYYTVEKVRGRKQSINKIIEIVQDKIKDKKNYYLTICHGYAQEEADKIREKMQPYIDKATIYMEGQISPALGVHTGPGLIGIGCFNFDD; encoded by the coding sequence ATGGATAAAATTGCAATACTAACAGATTCTTGCTCAGATGTACCTCGAAATTTATTGGAAAGATTTAAAATTTATGAAATGGCACTTAGCATCAACTATAAAGATAAATCTTATCGTGATAGAATTGATATTACACCAGAAGAAGTGTATGAAAATCTAAAAAATGAAATTCCTCATACTAGTTTGCCAACTGTTGGAGAAATGCATGAGAAATTAGAACAAATTATAGCAGATGGATACAATCAAATAATCATTCCTGTAATCTCTTCAGGTTTGAGCGGAACATGCAAAGCAATTGAAATGGTTTGTGAGGATTTTAAGAATATCAAAACAAAAGTAATTGATACAAAAAATATTGCGCTTGGTTCTGGATTCCTATCAATATATGCAGCTCAATTAGTTGAAAAAAATTTAAACTTTGAGGAAATTGTTAAGAAAGTAGAAAATAAAATTGAAAACTCAAATATTTACTACAGTTTACAAACGCTACATTATCTTGTAAAGGGTGGAAGATTAGGCCGTGTAGAAGGAATGATAGGAAGTATTCTTCAAATCAAGCCTATCATTAGCTGTGACGAAGATGGTATTTATTATACAGTAGAAAAAGTACGAGGAAGAAAACAAAGTATTAATAAGATAATAGAAATAGTACAGGATAAAATCAAGGATAAGAAAAATTATTATCTTACCATTTGTCATGGATATGCTCAAGAAGAAGCAGATAAAATCAGAGAAAAAATGCAACCATATATAGATAAAGCAACAATATATATGGAAGGACAAATTTCTCCTGCCCTCGGTGTTCATACAGGACCAGGACTTATTGGTATTGGATGTTTTAACTTTGACGACTGA
- a CDS encoding tyrosine-protein phosphatase, with translation MKQTKKIISLLLVFVMVFSLTITANAAEKGSTVVNGTVKEVQKYGNLTMDIQPKTLYDVGYELGDILEVTIDDHVLEIPFCTSYSDVDTGSLVVRDDKEGDLLVVAINMGDFSTTYNVNVGDTLTFSLSEKEGYLGEYLLRQLTRTNTRSDYSTDSVFANFRNISTTGINPSILYRSSSPINNELGRAAYADKLAESVGINTVLNLADSEEEINGYIASENFNSEYYKSLYDEGNVISLYMGVDIAGEDFGKKLTKGLRFLNNNDGPYLIHCTEGKDRAGFVSAVLECLMGATLDEVVADYMTTYENYYKVEVGSEQHKSIAESNILASLTTVVCGLEKDSDISEVDLSKAAEDYLLKIGMTSTEINTLKVKLSVEIVVPEETAIEEPKIEEPIITEPVKEPEVKETDSEVTYYIVVSGDCLWNIAKTHLDNGTRYMEIYNLNKETIKNPELINIGQKLLLPTK, from the coding sequence ATGAAACAAACTAAAAAAATTATTTCTTTGCTTTTGGTTTTTGTTATGGTATTTTCACTTACTATTACTGCCAATGCTGCTGAAAAAGGTTCTACAGTTGTAAATGGTACTGTTAAAGAGGTGCAGAAGTACGGCAATCTTACAATGGATATTCAGCCTAAGACATTATATGATGTTGGTTATGAATTAGGGGATATTCTTGAAGTTACAATTGATGATCATGTTTTAGAAATACCTTTCTGTACATCATATAGTGATGTTGATACAGGAAGTCTTGTAGTTCGTGACGACAAAGAAGGTGATTTATTAGTTGTTGCAATCAATATGGGTGACTTTTCAACAACTTACAATGTAAATGTTGGCGATACATTAACGTTCTCTTTATCTGAAAAGGAAGGTTATCTCGGAGAATATCTTCTTCGTCAACTAACACGTACTAATACTCGTTCTGATTATTCAACAGATTCTGTATTTGCTAATTTCCGTAATATTTCTACAACTGGAATTAACCCATCAATATTATACAGAAGCTCAAGCCCAATTAACAATGAATTAGGAAGAGCGGCCTATGCTGATAAATTAGCTGAATCTGTAGGAATAAATACAGTTCTAAACTTAGCTGATTCAGAAGAAGAAATTAACGGATACATAGCATCAGAAAACTTTAATTCTGAATATTACAAATCTCTATATGATGAAGGCAACGTTATAAGTCTTTATATGGGAGTTGATATCGCAGGAGAAGATTTCGGTAAAAAATTAACAAAAGGATTACGTTTTTTAAATAATAATGATGGACCTTATTTAATCCACTGCACTGAAGGCAAAGATCGTGCTGGCTTTGTAAGTGCGGTATTAGAATGTTTAATGGGCGCAACTCTTGATGAAGTTGTTGCTGATTACATGACTACATATGAAAACTATTATAAGGTTGAAGTAGGAAGCGAACAACACAAATCAATAGCAGAAAGCAATATTTTAGCATCCTTAACTACAGTTGTTTGCGGCTTAGAAAAAGATTCTGACATTTCAGAAGTTGACCTTTCTAAAGCTGCAGAAGACTACTTATTAAAAATAGGTATGACTTCAACTGAAATTAATACACTTAAAGTAAAGCTATCAGTTGAGATTGTAGTTCCTGAAGAAACTGCAATTGAAGAGCCTAAAATAGAAGAACCTATTATAACAGAACCTGTTAAAGAACCTGAAGTTAAAGAAACAGATTCTGAAGTTACTTACTATATAGTTGTTTCTGGAGACTGCTTGTGGAATATAGCTAAGACCCACCTTGACAATGGCACTCGTTATATGGAAATTTACAATCTTAACAAAGAAACAATCAAGAATCCTGAATTAATCAACATAGGTCAAAAATTGCTTCTTCCTACTAAATAA
- a CDS encoding GNAT family N-acetyltransferase translates to MKYYRKLVGKKVYLSPMNAEDVEVYIKWLNDFAVTDGLGTSNKIVSLEDEKEWISQNSNQYQFAIVRLEDDQLIGNCGFHAIDHLRQCSDVGLFIGDEENRNKGYGKEVLNLLLDYGFYYMNLNNIMLKVFSFNERAINCYKNVGFKEIGRRRQSYYLKGKFYDEVFMDKLRDEHFM, encoded by the coding sequence ATGAAGTATTATAGAAAATTAGTGGGGAAAAAAGTATATTTATCACCAATGAATGCGGAGGATGTTGAGGTTTACATTAAGTGGCTTAATGATTTTGCTGTGACTGACGGATTAGGAACTTCTAATAAGATAGTTTCATTGGAAGATGAAAAAGAATGGATTTCTCAAAATTCAAATCAATATCAATTCGCAATAGTTAGATTAGAAGATGATCAATTAATTGGTAATTGTGGGTTTCATGCGATTGATCATCTAAGACAATGCTCTGATGTAGGTTTATTTATTGGAGATGAGGAAAACCGAAATAAAGGCTATGGGAAGGAAGTTCTTAATTTATTGCTAGACTATGGTTTTTATTATATGAATTTAAACAATATAATGCTAAAGGTATTTTCATTTAATGAAAGGGCTATTAATTGTTATAAAAATGTTGGTTTTAAAGAAATAGGAAGAAGAAGGCAGTCTTATTATTTAAAAGGTAAATTTTATGATGAAGTTTTTATGGATAAATTAAGAGATGAGCATTTTATGTAA
- a CDS encoding DNA topology modulation protein, producing the protein MKIAIIGYSGSGKSTLARLLGDFYNYPVLYLDKIQFKANWIERDEETAKIKVKEFMDNNDNWIIDGNYTKLLREQRLEEADIIIFMCFSRLICLCQAYNRYKKYKGKTRESMAAGCNEKFDYEFIKWILLNGRSKNKKKQYTETIQKYNNKIVILKNKKEVALFLEELKYE; encoded by the coding sequence ATGAAAATTGCAATAATCGGTTACAGTGGTTCTGGGAAGTCAACTTTAGCAAGATTATTAGGAGACTTTTATAACTATCCTGTTTTATATTTGGATAAAATTCAATTTAAAGCAAATTGGATAGAACGAGATGAAGAAACAGCCAAAATCAAGGTTAAAGAGTTTATGGACAATAATGATAACTGGATTATTGACGGTAATTATACAAAGCTCCTCAGGGAGCAAAGGCTGGAAGAAGCAGATATCATTATATTTATGTGCTTTTCAAGGTTGATTTGTTTGTGTCAGGCATATAATAGATATAAGAAGTATAAGGGGAAAACCCGTGAAAGTATGGCTGCTGGTTGTAACGAAAAATTTGATTATGAATTTATCAAATGGATTTTATTAAATGGAAGATCGAAAAATAAGAAAAAACAATACACCGAAACAATTCAGAAGTATAATAATAAAATTGTAATACTAAAAAACAAGAAAGAAGTAGCTTTATTTTTAGAGGAATTAAAGTATGAATAA
- a CDS encoding AAA family ATPase codes for MIYLKAFKFPNEDLEFNFFMGIRRTCYDSFYPFKILSKNGFEKIDFEPVTILYGGNGSGKTTALNVIAEKAGINRDSVYNKSNFFVDYVNMCDMKVSGSKIPDHSSIITSDDVFDYLLNIRNLNEGIDLKREELFDEYLHSKYSEFQLKSMEDYEQLKKVNNARSKTQSRFVRNELMNNVREYSNGESAFKYFTEKIEENGLYLLDEPENSLSPKRQLELMKFIEDSARFMGCQFIISTHSPFLLSMHGAKIYDLDENPVDVKHWTELENVRIYYEFFKRFENEF; via the coding sequence ATGATTTATTTGAAAGCTTTTAAATTTCCAAATGAAGATTTGGAATTCAATTTTTTTATGGGAATAAGAAGAACATGTTATGACTCGTTTTATCCTTTTAAGATATTATCGAAAAATGGTTTTGAAAAAATCGATTTTGAACCAGTTACTATTTTATATGGTGGCAATGGTTCAGGAAAAACAACAGCATTAAATGTAATAGCTGAAAAAGCAGGAATCAATCGTGATTCTGTTTATAATAAATCTAATTTTTTTGTTGATTATGTTAATATGTGTGATATGAAAGTTTCCGGTAGTAAAATACCTGATCACAGCAGTATTATTACAAGTGATGATGTGTTCGACTATTTATTAAATATTCGAAACCTTAACGAAGGAATTGATTTAAAAAGAGAAGAACTTTTTGATGAATATTTGCATTCAAAATATTCAGAATTTCAACTTAAGTCAATGGAGGATTATGAGCAATTAAAAAAAGTAAATAATGCTAGAAGTAAAACTCAATCACGCTTTGTAAGAAACGAACTCATGAATAATGTTCGAGAGTATTCTAATGGAGAAAGTGCCTTTAAATATTTTACTGAAAAAATCGAAGAAAATGGTCTTTATTTATTAGACGAACCTGAAAACAGCTTGTCACCAAAACGGCAGTTGGAATTAATGAAATTTATTGAAGATTCTGCAAGGTTTATGGGATGTCAATTTATAATTTCAACACACTCACCATTTCTTCTTTCCATGCATGGTGCTAAAATATATGACCTTGATGAAAATCCTGTTGATGTTAAGCATTGGACAGAGTTAGAAAATGTACGAATATATTATGAGTTTTTCAAAAGGTTTGAGAATGAATTTTAA
- the mnmH gene encoding tRNA 2-selenouridine(34) synthase MnmH: MIYTDARDDFFFIDVRSPSEYKEDTIKGAINIPLLNDDERKQVGTTYVQLGKTKAKRLGVNLISPKLPDIFEQVLELKYKYGKIAAFCARGGYRSTFFASIFSSIGIPIYQLEGGYKSYRREVINALPNLNEKINYIVLNGNTGVGKTDILKNLEKLGCSVLDLEGAANHRGSILGGIGLGKSNSQKKFETNIYEQLRKAKNGYVFVEAESNKIGRVTVPKFISDKLRQGIQVFIDADIEHRIENLKKDYILNENWKEESISAIDKLNKYISKEKIEILKQEIVLGNFDFVSNELMKKYYDPMYNFKSDKIKYSRKFKVKTNSDEISKDILKWYNDYVENPNKEG; the protein is encoded by the coding sequence GTGATATATACAGACGCTAGGGATGATTTTTTTTTCATAGATGTTAGAAGTCCCTCAGAATATAAAGAAGATACAATAAAGGGTGCAATTAACATACCACTTTTAAATGATGACGAAAGAAAACAAGTTGGGACTACTTATGTTCAGTTAGGAAAAACTAAAGCTAAAAGACTTGGGGTCAATTTAATTTCACCAAAGTTACCTGATATATTTGAACAGGTATTAGAATTAAAATATAAATACGGTAAAATAGCAGCCTTTTGTGCAAGAGGAGGTTACAGGAGTACATTTTTTGCTTCTATTTTCAGTTCAATAGGAATTCCAATTTATCAGCTTGAAGGTGGATATAAAAGTTATCGCAGGGAAGTTATAAATGCTCTTCCTAATCTGAATGAAAAAATTAATTATATAGTTCTTAACGGAAATACAGGAGTTGGAAAAACAGATATACTAAAAAATTTAGAAAAACTTGGATGTTCGGTATTAGATTTAGAAGGAGCTGCTAATCATAGAGGTTCAATTCTTGGAGGCATAGGTTTAGGAAAAAGCAATTCACAAAAGAAATTTGAAACAAATATATATGAACAGTTGAGAAAAGCAAAGAATGGCTATGTATTTGTTGAAGCTGAGAGTAATAAAATTGGCCGAGTTACAGTACCAAAATTCATCTCTGATAAATTGAGGCAGGGTATACAGGTTTTCATCGATGCGGATATAGAGCATAGAATTGAAAACTTGAAAAAAGATTATATTTTAAATGAAAATTGGAAAGAAGAATCTATTAGTGCCATAGATAAGCTTAATAAATATATATCAAAAGAAAAAATTGAAATATTGAAGCAAGAAATTGTGTTGGGTAATTTTGATTTTGTTTCAAACGAACTGATGAAAAAGTATTATGATCCTATGTATAATTTTAAGTCTGACAAAATAAAATATTCGAGAAAATTCAAGGTAAAAACAAACAGTGATGAAATTTCAAAGGATATATTAAAATGGTACAATGATTATGTAGAGAACCCTAATAAAGAAGGTTAA
- a CDS encoding DUF4392 domain-containing protein, whose product MMTNNNYYDEFDEIENIISKNIESRGLDKAYLRGQLKLCVNSLNDSETIVIVTGFVVKSAKIGETDGPPGALALAYALENLNKKVIIVTDKYSEEFLRIGVKLLNLNAIIYIFKENRENEQAEEIINKYKPDHIIGIERPGRNIENRCYSMHGEDITSFCPNTDLLFIKAKENNITTSAVGDGGNEVGMGKVMNFIQKYVNKGNIICAQLETDNLIIAGVSNWGSFGICAGLCITNDKMVMYGEDIYENILKEIVKAGAVDGCSKKKIETVDGITYEENLEVFTKLRALTNKGLGLELLA is encoded by the coding sequence ATGATGACTAATAATAACTATTATGATGAATTTGATGAAATTGAAAATATCATATCTAAAAATATAGAAAGTAGAGGACTAGACAAAGCATATTTAAGAGGACAACTAAAATTATGTGTAAATTCTTTAAACGATAGTGAAACTATAGTTATTGTAACAGGTTTTGTAGTAAAGTCTGCGAAAATTGGTGAAACTGACGGACCACCAGGTGCTTTGGCTTTGGCTTATGCTCTTGAAAATTTAAATAAAAAAGTAATAATCGTAACTGATAAATATTCTGAAGAGTTTTTGAGGATAGGAGTTAAATTATTAAATCTTAATGCAATTATATATATTTTTAAAGAAAATAGAGAAAACGAGCAAGCTGAAGAAATAATTAATAAATATAAACCTGATCATATAATAGGAATTGAACGTCCAGGCAGAAATATAGAAAATAGATGTTATTCAATGCATGGAGAAGATATAACAAGTTTTTGTCCAAATACAGACTTGCTATTTATTAAAGCAAAAGAGAATAACATAACTACGTCAGCAGTTGGTGACGGAGGAAATGAAGTTGGTATGGGTAAAGTTATGAATTTCATACAAAAGTATGTGAATAAAGGAAATATTATATGTGCTCAGTTAGAAACAGATAATCTTATTATAGCAGGAGTATCCAATTGGGGCTCTTTTGGCATCTGTGCAGGTCTATGTATTACAAACGATAAAATGGTTATGTATGGTGAAGATATATATGAAAATATATTAAAAGAAATCGTAAAAGCAGGCGCAGTCGATGGTTGTAGTAAAAAAAAGATAGAAACTGTTGATGGCATAACTTATGAAGAAAATTTAGAAGTTTTTACAAAATTAAGAGCATTAACTAATAAAGGTTTAGGTTTGGAATTGTTAGCGTAA
- a CDS encoding ArsA family ATPase, whose product MNKLIFFSGKGGVGKTTCSASYAVYSAKSGLKTLLVSTDPAHSTSDIFEKKIEDNITNILPNLDAIEINGEKESKLYMDKVRASLKQVVSPIIIEEINKQIDAASISPGTEEAALFDKMIEIITEKNNEYDRIIFDTAPTGHTVRLLTLPELLGAWIETLIKKRSKSISLMSMANNNGNANNKENEKDEVIKILKKRYDKINLAKNIMMNEKLLSFVFVINAEKLPIDETVKAINILEKYNILVDGLIVNKILPENMQDEFWIRKKEQEQKYLDIITKTFEGKKIFTLPLIQEDMKANNIEIIANKFSEF is encoded by the coding sequence ATGAATAAACTAATATTTTTTAGTGGTAAAGGCGGAGTAGGTAAAACTACATGTAGTGCTTCATATGCCGTATATTCAGCAAAAAGTGGTTTAAAAACACTTTTAGTTTCTACTGATCCAGCTCACTCAACTTCAGATATTTTTGAAAAAAAAATTGAGGATAATATAACTAATATTTTACCAAACTTAGATGCTATAGAAATAAATGGTGAAAAAGAAAGTAAATTATACATGGATAAAGTAAGAGCTAGCTTAAAGCAGGTTGTTAGCCCTATTATTATAGAAGAAATAAATAAACAAATTGATGCTGCTTCAATATCACCTGGAACTGAAGAAGCAGCTTTATTTGATAAAATGATAGAAATTATAACTGAAAAAAATAATGAATATGATAGAATTATTTTTGATACTGCACCAACTGGACATACTGTGAGACTTTTAACCTTACCGGAACTTTTAGGAGCTTGGATAGAAACTCTTATAAAGAAAAGAAGTAAATCCATTTCCCTTATGTCTATGGCTAATAATAATGGAAATGCTAATAATAAGGAAAATGAAAAAGATGAAGTTATTAAAATTTTAAAAAAACGATATGACAAAATTAATCTGGCAAAAAATATAATGATGAATGAGAAACTCTTATCTTTTGTTTTCGTAATAAATGCAGAAAAATTACCTATAGATGAAACAGTTAAAGCTATAAATATATTAGAGAAATATAATATATTAGTAGATGGATTAATAGTAAATAAGATACTTCCAGAAAATATGCAAGATGAATTTTGGATAAGAAAAAAGGAACAAGAACAGAAGTATCTAGATATTATCACAAAAACATTTGAAGGTAAGAAAATATTCACACTACCTCTTATTCAAGAAGATATGAAAGCTAATAATATAGAAATTATTGCAAATAAATTCTCTGAATTTTAA
- a CDS encoding flavin monoamine oxidase family protein — protein sequence MNNQDLYYNPTNEQRHQLLLNSLTRVGRFEDYENILELLSPPPSIYQFASPLALKNMRIGIIGGGLAGLASAYELRKLGANITIFDAEKKRIGGRVYTLYFDKLKKYFGEFGAMRIPVSHETTWHYINVFNLDTESLSTQSNNFLYTHNIRIRREHSSQKITELIYPYYNLSEIERNIPWNELNSYATDTMLKSLSPQVRTEILKILPEYSEEYASITKLTNRQVFEMLGLSQEAINLLAAVEPFTGALLNISHDETMSSNYSLDFLNTYRISGGMVNLPLAFYNSLIDDNPHEFKLPSSFLGKVDIRLGCIVNGISKSIHSDEVNLHYNNCNNENFIESFDYVICTIPFSTLRDLNISPYFSNQKMQAIKEINYIEAQKTLFLCKIRFWEANRSYGNINGGISFTDLPIQSIVYPPDHLRCEETEECSFTDPGVLIASYNLGLDSTRLSNQNTLRRFNIIKRNVEEVHGLPYGFLDTLIEKYATVNWNTEYWFRGAFAANYPGQKVNFSYSMLQPEYNNRVLFAGKHVSTKQAWMQGALQTGKSAANQIAKQINNR from the coding sequence ATGAATAACCAAGATTTATATTACAACCCCACTAACGAGCAAAGACATCAATTATTACTGAATTCCTTAACACGAGTTGGCAGATTTGAGGATTATGAAAATATATTAGAGTTATTAAGTCCCCCACCTAGCATTTATCAATTTGCTTCTCCATTAGCATTAAAAAATATGCGAATAGGAATTATTGGAGGCGGTCTTGCTGGTCTGGCCTCAGCATATGAACTTAGAAAATTAGGTGCAAATATTACAATTTTTGATGCAGAAAAAAAAAGAATCGGAGGGCGAGTATATACTTTATATTTTGATAAACTCAAAAAATATTTTGGAGAATTTGGCGCAATGAGAATACCTGTATCGCATGAAACAACATGGCATTATATAAACGTATTTAATTTAGATACTGAATCCTTATCAACACAATCAAATAATTTTCTATATACTCATAATATAAGAATAAGACGTGAACATAGTAGCCAGAAAATTACTGAATTAATATACCCCTATTATAATTTATCTGAAATAGAAAGAAATATTCCATGGAATGAATTGAACAGCTATGCAACTGATACTATGTTGAAAAGTTTATCCCCTCAAGTACGTACTGAAATATTGAAAATTTTGCCTGAATACTCGGAAGAATACGCTTCAATTACTAAATTAACTAATCGACAGGTTTTTGAAATGCTTGGATTAAGTCAAGAAGCTATAAATTTGTTAGCAGCAGTGGAACCATTTACAGGTGCATTATTAAATATAAGTCATGATGAAACAATGAGTAGCAATTATTCACTAGATTTTCTCAATACTTATAGAATTAGTGGTGGTATGGTTAATTTACCTTTAGCTTTCTATAACTCTCTTATTGATGACAATCCACATGAATTTAAACTTCCATCAAGTTTTTTAGGAAAAGTAGATATCAGATTAGGATGTATTGTAAATGGTATTTCAAAATCTATACACTCTGACGAAGTTAATCTACATTATAATAATTGTAATAATGAAAATTTCATTGAATCTTTCGATTATGTAATATGCACAATTCCCTTTTCTACATTAAGAGATTTAAATATAAGTCCATATTTTAGCAATCAAAAAATGCAAGCAATTAAAGAAATAAACTATATAGAGGCTCAAAAGACATTATTTCTATGTAAAATACGATTTTGGGAGGCAAATAGGTCTTATGGAAATATTAATGGTGGCATATCCTTTACTGACTTACCTATTCAATCTATTGTTTACCCTCCAGATCATTTACGGTGTGAAGAGACTGAAGAATGCTCTTTCACTGATCCAGGAGTATTGATTGCAAGTTATAACTTGGGACTTGATTCCACTAGACTTAGTAATCAAAATACACTACGACGTTTTAATATAATAAAGCGAAATGTAGAAGAGGTTCATGGTCTTCCTTATGGATTTTTGGATACTCTTATTGAAAAATATGCTACCGTTAATTGGAACACAGAATATTGGTTTAGAGGAGCCTTTGCAGCAAATTATCCTGGACAAAAAGTCAATTTTTCTTATTCAATGCTACAACCAGAATATAATAATAGGGTGCTATTTGCAGGTAAGCATGTGTCGACTAAACAAGCTTGGATGCAAGGAGCATTACAAACTGGTAAATCAGCTGCAAATCAAATAGCTAAACAAATAAATAATCGATAA